A DNA window from Bubalus bubalis isolate 160015118507 breed Murrah chromosome 20, NDDB_SH_1, whole genome shotgun sequence contains the following coding sequences:
- the MINAR1 gene encoding major intrinsically disordered Notch2-binding receptor 1, with protein METNQETSLFLVKILEELDSKQNTVSYQDLCKSLCARFDLSQLAKLRSVLFYTACLDPNFPATLFKDKMKCAVNNQQSKKIMVAADIVTIFNLIQMNGGAAKEKLPGGRQKMRKKDASFDSCRSDTEICSAAECEPLNCELSDRPFSRGYPTRQSSKCRKVDCKDCPQFIPASEPDFLLGVSKDVKNRAASLDRLQALAPYSVPSPQPCEMQRTYFPMNLESESMSDQDSLPLPQGIKQTFISNDEPFMVQSCVQKRNIFKEDFHNLMAVSPGLASPANKAEGEHRKSQGRKESHKTPFPHHSFEMPYSSQYLNPEYSPVPDKRRAKHESLDDLQASTYFGPTPVMGPQEARRCPGKTGKQTPWPAKSWSLNTEEVPDFERSFFNRNPSEEKLRYPNSNSQTPNFPTPDRCPAYLTPQDQQPILPVGYSAKPNGLKSKEIPSPVDLEKHEPVKKFKDKSISCTSGQLSSDTSSVGTQTDLHVLEPKKGKDLCTPGQGKYSDRHAVKHSDDDSEVVSDDISDIFRFLDDMSISGSTGVMQSSCYNSTGSLSQLHKSDCDSSPEHHLTRIANGLPSSQGEKGSRPENSHHSEEELKTSVCKLVLRIGEIERKLESLSGVREEISQVLGKLNKLDQKMQQPEKVSVQIDLNSLTSEAPSDESTSPRMFRAHKGAHGPKLENTADWCCSDASGSNSESLRVQALKKSLFTRPSSRSLTEENSATESKIASISNSPRDWRTITYSNRMGISEEEIKERGPGDSKDWHRKSKEADRQYDIPPQHRLPKQPKDGFLVEQVFSPHPYPASLKAHMKSNPLYTDMRLTELAEVKRGQPSWTIEEYARNSGDKGKLTALDLQTQESLNPNNLEYWMEDIYTPGYDSLLKRKEAEFRRAKVCKIAALIAAAACTVILVIVVPICTMKS; from the exons ATGGAGACCAACCAGGAAACGTCCCTCTTCTTGGTGAAGATCTTGGAGGAATTAGACAGCAAGCAAAATACCGTCTCCTACCAGGACCTCTGCAAATCCCTGTGCGCCCGCTTTGATCTGTCCCAGCTCGCCAAACTGAGAAGCGTGCTCTTCTATACGGCCTGTCTTGACCCCAACTTCCCAGCCACGTTATTCAAAGACAAGATGAAATGCGCTGTAAACAACCAGCAGTCCAAGAAAATCATGGTGGCCGCGGACATCGTGACCATATTCAACCTGATCCAGATGAATGGGGGCGCCGCCAAGGAGAAGCTGCCTGGAGGCCGGCAGAAGATGCGCAAGAAAGATGCCTCTTTTGACTCGTGCCGCTCCGACACAGAGATCTGCAGTGCGGCCGAGTGCGAGCCCCTCAACTGTGAGCTGAGTGACCGGCCTTTCAGCCGGGGCTACCCCACCCGCCAGTCATCCAAGTGCAGAAAGGTGGACTGCAAGGACTGTCCGCAGTTCATTCCTGCCTCTGAACCCGACTTCCTGCTGGGGGTCAGCAAAGATGTGAAAAACCGGGCAGCTTCCCTGGACAGGCTGCAGGCTCTGGCCCCATACTCCGTGCCCAGCCCTCAGCCCTGCGAGATGCAGAGAACCTACTTCCCCATGAACCTCGAAAGTGAGTCCATGTCTGATCAGGactccctgcctctcccccagGGCATCAAGCAGACCTTCATCTCCAACGACGAGCCCTTCATGGTCCAGTCCTGTGTCCAGAAAAGGAACATCTTCAAAGAGGACTTTCACAATCTGATGGCTGTGTCCCCTGGGTTGGCCAGCCCGGCCAACAAGGCTGAGGGTGAGCACAGGAAATCCCAGGGCCGCAAGGAGTCCCACAAGACGCCCTTCCCCCATCACAGCTTTGAGATGCCCTACAGCAGCCAGTACCTGAACCCCGAGTACTCCCCGGTTCCTGACAAGAGGCGGGCAAAGCACGAGAGCTTAGATGACCTTCAAGCCTCCACGTATTTTGGACCCACTCCAGTGATGGGGCCCCAGGAGGCCCGGCGCTGTCCTGGCAAAACAGGCAAGCAGACCCCCTGGCCGGCCAAAAGCTGGAGCCTCAACACCGAAGAAGTTCCTGACTTTGAACGGTCCTTTTTCAACAGAAACCCCTCCGAGGAGAAGCTCCGTTATCCAAATTCCAACAGTCAGACACCCAACTTCCCAACCCCGGACAGATGCCCCGCTTACCTGACACCACAGGATCAACAGCCCATCCTCCCAGTCGGCTACTCAGCAAAGCCCAATGGGCTCAAATCTAAAGAGATCCCATCCCCTGTGGACCTGGAGAAGCATGAACCAGTCAAAAAGTTTAAAGACAAGAGCATCAGCTGCACCAGTGGGCAGCTGAGCTCAGACACCAGCAGCGTGGGCACCCAGACTGACCTGCAcgttctggagcccaaaaaaggcAAGGACCTGTGCACTCCTGGGCAGGGCAAGTACAGTGACCGGCATGCAGTGAAGCATTCCGATGATGACTCGGAGGTGGTCAGTGACGACATCAGCGACATCTTCCGGTTTCTTGACGACATGAGCATCAGTGGCTCAACGGGGGTCATGCAGTCATCCTGCTACAACAGCACAGGGTCCCTATCTCAGCTTCACAAGTCAGACTGTGACAGTTCGCCAGAGCACCACCTCACCAGAATCGCCAATGGGCTCCCCAGCAGCCAAGGGGAGAAGGGCAGCCGGCCAGAAAACAGCCACCACTCAGAAGAGGAGCTGAAGACCAGCGTGTGCAAGCTGGTGCTCAGGATCGGGGAGATTGAACGGAAGCTCGAGTCACTGTCGGGTGTGCGTGAGGAGATCTCCCAGGTCCTGGGCAAGCTCAATAAACTAGACCAGAAGATGCAGCAGCCCGAGAAGGTGAGCGTGCAGATCGACCTCAATTCTCTGACCAGTGAGGCTCCATCTGATGAGAGCACCTCGCCCCGGATGTTCCGTGCCCACAAGGGTGCCCATGGGCCCAAGCTGGAGAACACGGCTGACTGGTGCTGTTCAGATGCCAGTGGGAGCAACAGCGAAAGCCTTCGTGTCCAGGCCTTAAAAAAAAGCCTCTTCACCAGGCCGTCTTCCAGGTCCCTGACAGAGGAGAACAGTGCCACAGAATCCAAGATTGCCAGCATCTCCAACTCACCCAGGGACTGGCGCACCATCACTTACTCCAACCGCATGGGCATCAGTGAGGAGGAGATCAAAGAGCGAGGTCCTGGAGACAGTAAAGACTGGCATCGGAAGTCTAAAGAG GCAGACAGGCAGTACGACATCCCCCCGCAGCACCGCCTGCCCAAGCAGCCCAAGGACGGCTTCCTGGTGGAGCAGGTGTTCAGCCCTCACCCCTACCCCGCCTCTCTCAAGGCCCACATGAAGAGCAACCCTCTGTACACGGACATGCGGCTCACAGAGCTGGCAGAGGTGAAGCGGGGCCAGCCTTCCTGGACCATCGAGGAGTATGCACGCAATTCGGGTGACAAGGGCAAGCTGACAGCCCTGGACCTGCAG ACTCAAGAATCTTTAAATCCAAACAACTTAGAGTACTGGATGGAAGACATTTATACTCCGGGCTACGACTCATTGCTAAAACGGAAAGAAGCCGAATTCAGACGAGCCAAGGTCTGCAAGATAGCGGCTCTGATTGCTGCGGCTGCATGCACAGTCATTCTGGTGATCGTCGTGCCCATCTGCACGATGAAATCATGA